ATTGACGAGGTGCTTGGAGAATATCATGCTGAGTCTGTAATTACATGGGATGATCCCCGTTTTGAAGCGTTTGGGCTGAAAGGTTTTCAGGAGAGAGAATCAGTTGACGTGTGGCGTGCTGAAGGCGGCAGTGATTCTGTGGAGCTTGCTGAAAAAGCTGATGTCGGCATCACATTTTCTGATTATACTTTAGCTGAATCAGGAACGGTTGTACTTTTGAGTGAAAGCGGAAAGGGTAGATCTGTTAGCCTTTTGCCGACTTACTACATTGCGATTATTCCGAAAAGCACGCTTGTACCGCGCATGACGCAGGCAACGACAGCGATTCACCAGATGGCTGAACGTGGAGAACGTGTGCCATCCTGTGTGAATTTTATCAGTGGACCAAGTAACAGTGCTGATATTGAAATGAGTCTTGTCGTGGGTGTCCATGGACCGATCCGCGCCTGTTATATTCTTGTGGATGATGAGTAAACAGCAGGACCGGCTGAGGCGGAAATCAGCCGGTCCTGTGCTATAATAAGGACATTAGAATCAAACGGGGTGCAGGACATGGCGTTTAAGCAGGTACAGACTAAAAAGATATCAGAGGTCATCCGCGAACAGCTCGAGGAAATGATCCGAAGAGGGGATTTCAAACCGGGGGAGAGGCTCGATTCTGTTGAAAAGCTGGCAAAGGAATTCAACGTCAGCCGTTCGGCGGTTCGTGAAGCACTCAGCGCACTGCGCGCAGTCGGACTCATCACGATCCGCCAGGGTGAAGGCACATTTATTAATAAATTCGACTTTTCTGAGCTGATTGCACCGGTTGCAGAAACATTTATTTCAAAGCAGGAGATGCTTGAACTGTTTGAAGTGCGAAAAATTCTTGAGGCAGGTGCTGCAAAGCTTGCCGCTGAAAACCGGACGGATGAACAGTTAGCTGAAATGAAAAACGCACTTGTAGAAATGGATGCAGCAGAAGGCAACCAGGATCTCGGTGAAAAAGCCGATGTGAAATTTCACCTGGCGATCGCTGAGAGTTCAGGAAATAACCTTTTAAAAGATATGATGCATCAGATGGCTGAGACGCTTGGGAAGACGATGTATGAAAGCAGAAGGATTGCGTTGTTTGCTGATCAGGAGCAGTTCCACAGGCTGCAGGTAGAGCACAAGGCGATTTTTGAAGCAGTGAGCAGCCGTGATGGTGAAGAGGCTGAGCGTGCGATGCTTGAGCATTTGAGAAATGTGGAGCAGACGCTGATTGATTTTCATGAAGAACAGTAGAGTGAAGTGGATCGGCTGCGGCTGGTTCGCTTTTTTGATGGGTATGGTGAAGGGCTGGGGGTGACCTGAATTTTGGTGGAGGTGACCTTAAATTTTCGGAATGTGATGCTAAATTTTGAGGGGCTGACCTGAAAATGCACGTGTCGCGTTTTTGTGACTTGAAAAACTAATGGTGTGACCCGAGAAAGTGTAAAGGTGACCCGAAAATTTCAGAAGGTGACCTGAGTTAACATTTGAACCAGCCTATCATTCTTAAAAAAATCCAAACTTCCTCCTTGCACTCCAAAACCAAATCATGTAACATATCCATATACAATATATAGTAATTGTATTCAATTAACATACAACATATAGTGTTGCCAAAGAATAAGATGCGATTATCGCTTAAAAGGGAATCCGGTGTGAATCCGGAACTGCCCCCGCAACTGTATGTGCTGACGAAATGAACAGTCCACTGTATAAGAGAGCTCCAAAAGGGTGCTTATATGGGAAGGGTTCAGAGTAGAGTGACGCACAAGTCAGGAGACCTGTCTTATTTTTTGTTTTCATTTCTTCGGGGTGTGAGG
This region of Jeotgalibacillus malaysiensis genomic DNA includes:
- a CDS encoding GntR family transcriptional regulator, coding for MAFKQVQTKKISEVIREQLEEMIRRGDFKPGERLDSVEKLAKEFNVSRSAVREALSALRAVGLITIRQGEGTFINKFDFSELIAPVAETFISKQEMLELFEVRKILEAGAAKLAAENRTDEQLAEMKNALVEMDAAEGNQDLGEKADVKFHLAIAESSGNNLLKDMMHQMAETLGKTMYESRRIALFADQEQFHRLQVEHKAIFEAVSSRDGEEAERAMLEHLRNVEQTLIDFHEEQ
- a CDS encoding lactate utilization protein C → MIQNRESFLSHVAEQLGRKPRTEGVVRPDYKHKPHLEVMKDYSKDQLVEVLKTQCLAIHTDFKQTKKADLTVVIDEVLGEYHAESVITWDDPRFEAFGLKGFQERESVDVWRAEGGSDSVELAEKADVGITFSDYTLAESGTVVLLSESGKGRSVSLLPTYYIAIIPKSTLVPRMTQATTAIHQMAERGERVPSCVNFISGPSNSADIEMSLVVGVHGPIRACYILVDDE